A stretch of the Psychroserpens sp. Hel_I_66 genome encodes the following:
- a CDS encoding riboflavin synthase, protein MFTGIIEDLGIVTKLDRDQGNLHLTIKSAITQELKIDQSVAHNGICLTVVSINNDTYTVTAIKETIDKTNIGDLMVGDIVNLERAMKLGDRLDGHIVQGHVDQIGFCQSVKEENGSWSYTFDYDDTFGNVTIEKGSITVNGVSLTVVNSEKNKFSVAIIPYTYEHTNFKSLQKGSKINLEFDVLGKYIQKLYQNRL, encoded by the coding sequence ATGTTTACAGGCATCATTGAAGATTTAGGGATTGTTACAAAACTTGATAGAGATCAGGGCAACCTTCATTTAACTATTAAGAGCGCTATAACCCAAGAATTAAAAATAGACCAAAGTGTTGCGCACAATGGAATTTGCCTAACTGTCGTTTCCATCAATAATGACACCTACACTGTTACTGCAATTAAGGAAACCATCGACAAAACAAATATTGGAGATTTAATGGTTGGAGACATTGTAAACCTAGAACGTGCCATGAAACTTGGTGATCGTTTAGATGGACACATTGTACAGGGACATGTCGATCAAATTGGATTTTGCCAAAGTGTTAAAGAAGAAAACGGAAGTTGGTCATATACTTTTGATTATGATGATACCTTCGGAAATGTAACTATTGAAAAAGGGTCTATAACTGTTAATGGCGTAAGTTTAACGGTGGTAAATTCAGAAAAAAACAAATTTAGTGTAGCAATTATTCCCTATACGTATGAGCACACAAATTTTAAGAGCCTTCAAAAAGGATCTAAAATAAATCTAGAATTTGATGTTTTAGGAAAATATATACAAAAGCTATATCAAAATAGACTATAA
- a CDS encoding LytR/AlgR family response regulator transcription factor, translated as MLTAIIVEDMKDAMELLRSDIESHHPDIKIINTAQSVVEAAKVLRKVQPDILFLDIMLGDGTGFDVLEIFPDLKSKIIFVTASDEYAIKAFKFAAIDYVLKPYAKEELKDAIERAKEQLQPNQERLNILKETLAAPEKKPDKISLHTLDKIIIVNLDDIIRCESDSNNTMFHLNDGKKVFVTKTLKYFADMLKPYGFLRIHQSHLINIQCISAFIKTDGGYLMLKNGENVPVSVRKKAKVIDILDQMHR; from the coding sequence ATGTTGACAGCAATTATAGTAGAAGATATGAAAGATGCAATGGAGCTTTTAAGAAGCGACATTGAATCCCATCATCCTGACATAAAAATTATAAATACAGCTCAAAGTGTGGTAGAGGCAGCAAAAGTACTTCGGAAGGTGCAGCCAGATATTCTATTTCTAGACATCATGTTGGGAGATGGCACTGGATTTGATGTCTTGGAGATTTTTCCTGATTTAAAGTCGAAAATCATTTTTGTAACCGCAAGTGACGAGTATGCTATAAAAGCTTTTAAGTTTGCTGCGATTGACTATGTGCTAAAACCATATGCAAAAGAAGAGCTAAAAGATGCAATTGAAAGAGCAAAAGAACAACTACAACCCAACCAAGAAAGATTAAATATTTTAAAGGAAACATTAGCTGCTCCAGAGAAAAAACCAGATAAGATTTCACTGCATACGCTTGATAAAATAATTATAGTGAATTTGGATGATATTATTCGTTGTGAGTCTGATAGTAACAACACTATGTTTCATTTAAATGATGGAAAAAAAGTATTTGTGACCAAGACCTTAAAATATTTTGCAGATATGCTTAAACCTTATGGTTTTTTGAGAATCCACCAAAGTCATCTTATAAATATACAATGTATTAGTGCGTTTATAAAAACAGATGGTGGTTACCTAATGCTCAAAAATGGAGAGAATGTTCCTGTTTCTGTTAGGAAAAAAGCAAAAGTTATCGATATTCTCGACCAAATGCATCGTTAA
- a CDS encoding two-component regulator propeller domain-containing protein, translated as MKSKSTYKLLLFFFGIFFGNQPAINAQNKQLQALTLEDGLPQSQVYAIDQDKKGYVWIGTQGGGLARFDGENFKVFNENSGLVSNYVNAISTQNDTLFIGTKLGLSVKIKNTFINTQTPEINRIYRYENQIYILTNKGVYLVNEDLNVTKINVHIELDNNQINDLLFFEDHFWLASQNGLWKIKSLLNPPKNTEKLENGDFKSIVGFEEKIVASTFNDGTIIFESKDFDNQILIREPLRINNSTLIKDQIWIATQHDGISVIDTKTLFESIALNTSNGLSVPGVKQIFEDKQGNIWIATSGGGLYKYFQNSFKHFNTETGLNGNRIYAVHAVNSKVWISNSEAGLIRIDDFGVNDIEIPEAFSEVKIKTITSDNDGNIWAGSDGRGLLFKGKTIVDSVAVDTLKNTITKIPLEVEKTKVLSTETGFPFDWIRSVHAQNDTIWAATYSSGIVEFAYNPSNDSLRVYNTYSTAQGIEDLYIKQMVRDNKNRFWYATQNGHLGYLKNGKITHLGNILNQNVAINSIIFKNNTLYLGTAGKGIWWSNDENFGSFKKLKGAKNSASQNIYQLIFDDQDYLWVGTERGVDKLELDKENVIKDAFFFGRNDGFLGIETCLNAVDKDKNGHLWFGALYGLTEYQPTETNQETEKPTLFLEDVKVEFKSIDSLDFSIWTNSNKILKLNPDQRQMSFTFKTVDIDHPNGVEYRYKLNSNNWSPWSKANTQDLPELNFGGHDFFVQSRNHRWIESEPLRFSFFIESPLHKKIWFQGLLIAVAVLVLALLVYQYIKRLKRNNSEEKKRLELENHLLTLEQKALRLQMNPHFIFNVLNGIKAMAPTKPEKMNETVNSFATLLRETLVNSRKDAINLDQEIKTLRHYIEVEKLMAEKPFEYNIDLKLDLDPEEILIPPMLIQPFVENAIRHGILKGPRNGELYILFENTKDILKVTISDNGVGIFSSQQQKPKTDHQSMALTVTKERLESISGKNALEIKEIELKDGNIGGTTIVFKIPLETDY; from the coding sequence TTGAAATCCAAATCAACATATAAACTGCTGCTTTTTTTCTTCGGTATTTTCTTCGGAAATCAACCCGCAATCAATGCCCAAAACAAGCAACTGCAAGCCTTGACCCTTGAAGACGGTTTGCCACAATCTCAGGTTTATGCGATAGACCAAGATAAAAAAGGGTATGTATGGATTGGTACTCAAGGTGGTGGTTTGGCAAGATTTGATGGAGAAAACTTCAAAGTATTCAATGAAAATAGTGGATTGGTTTCTAATTATGTAAATGCTATTTCAACACAAAACGACACCTTGTTTATAGGTACAAAACTTGGTCTTTCAGTAAAAATTAAAAACACTTTTATAAATACCCAAACTCCAGAAATCAATAGAATTTATCGTTATGAAAATCAAATTTATATACTTACAAATAAGGGTGTTTACTTGGTTAATGAAGATTTAAATGTTACTAAAATCAATGTTCATATTGAATTGGACAATAATCAAATCAATGACCTTTTATTTTTTGAAGATCATTTTTGGTTAGCCTCACAAAACGGACTTTGGAAAATTAAATCACTTTTAAACCCACCCAAAAATACCGAGAAACTAGAAAATGGAGACTTTAAATCTATTGTTGGTTTTGAGGAAAAAATAGTAGCGTCAACGTTTAACGATGGCACTATTATATTTGAGTCAAAAGATTTTGACAATCAAATTTTAATTAGAGAACCACTAAGAATCAATAATTCAACCCTAATAAAAGATCAAATCTGGATAGCTACACAACACGATGGGATTTCTGTTATTGACACAAAAACACTTTTTGAATCTATTGCCCTCAATACCTCAAATGGTCTTTCGGTACCTGGTGTAAAACAAATTTTTGAAGACAAACAAGGTAATATTTGGATTGCCACATCTGGAGGTGGATTGTACAAATATTTTCAAAACAGTTTCAAACATTTTAATACTGAAACTGGCCTTAACGGAAATCGTATTTACGCAGTGCATGCGGTCAACAGCAAAGTATGGATTTCAAATTCTGAAGCTGGCTTAATTAGAATTGATGATTTTGGCGTTAATGATATTGAAATTCCAGAAGCATTTTCCGAGGTAAAAATAAAAACCATAACCTCAGATAATGATGGGAATATTTGGGCAGGATCAGATGGGAGAGGATTATTGTTCAAGGGAAAAACGATCGTAGACTCCGTTGCAGTAGATACCTTAAAAAATACGATCACAAAAATACCTTTAGAGGTTGAAAAAACTAAAGTTTTAAGTACCGAAACTGGTTTTCCGTTTGATTGGATCAGGAGTGTACATGCGCAGAACGATACCATTTGGGCTGCTACCTATTCTAGCGGAATTGTAGAATTTGCATATAATCCTTCCAACGATAGTTTGAGGGTTTATAATACCTACAGCACTGCACAAGGTATTGAGGATTTGTACATTAAACAGATGGTTAGAGATAACAAAAACCGCTTTTGGTACGCGACACAAAACGGACATTTAGGCTATTTAAAAAATGGTAAAATCACGCATTTAGGTAACATATTAAATCAAAATGTCGCCATCAATTCTATAATTTTTAAAAATAACACATTGTATTTAGGCACCGCAGGTAAAGGGATTTGGTGGTCAAATGACGAGAATTTCGGCTCGTTTAAAAAACTTAAAGGAGCAAAAAACAGTGCTTCTCAAAATATATACCAGCTCATTTTTGATGACCAAGATTACCTTTGGGTAGGTACAGAACGTGGCGTTGATAAGCTAGAACTTGATAAAGAAAATGTGATTAAAGATGCTTTTTTCTTCGGAAGAAATGACGGATTTTTGGGAATTGAAACCTGTTTAAATGCAGTAGATAAAGATAAAAACGGGCATTTATGGTTTGGAGCACTCTATGGTTTGACAGAATATCAACCAACAGAAACAAATCAAGAAACCGAAAAACCCACTCTTTTTCTAGAAGATGTAAAGGTAGAATTTAAAAGTATAGATTCTTTAGATTTCTCAATTTGGACAAACTCTAATAAGATTTTAAAGTTAAATCCAGACCAAAGGCAAATGAGTTTTACCTTTAAAACTGTAGACATAGACCATCCCAATGGTGTAGAATATCGCTATAAATTAAACAGTAATAACTGGAGCCCTTGGTCTAAAGCAAATACTCAGGATTTGCCAGAACTTAATTTTGGCGGTCATGATTTTTTTGTACAGTCTAGAAACCATAGATGGATAGAGAGTGAACCACTTCGGTTTTCTTTTTTTATAGAAAGTCCTTTACACAAAAAAATATGGTTTCAAGGGTTACTGATTGCTGTGGCTGTTTTAGTGCTTGCTCTTTTAGTTTATCAATACATCAAACGGTTAAAACGAAATAATTCCGAAGAGAAAAAGAGGCTAGAACTAGAAAACCATTTATTGACCCTAGAACAAAAGGCGTTGCGTTTGCAAATGAATCCGCATTTTATTTTTAATGTACTCAATGGTATAAAAGCGATGGCTCCAACAAAACCAGAGAAAATGAATGAAACGGTAAATAGTTTTGCAACTTTACTTCGAGAAACGTTGGTTAATTCTAGAAAGGATGCCATAAATTTAGATCAAGAAATAAAAACGTTACGTCATTATATAGAAGTAGAAAAATTAATGGCAGAAAAACCATTTGAATATAATATTGATTTAAAATTAGATCTGGATCCCGAAGAAATATTAATCCCACCAATGCTCATACAGCCTTTTGTTGAAAATGCTATTAGGCATGGTATATTGAAAGGACCAAGAAATGGAGAGTTATATATATTGTTTGAAAATACTAAAGATATTCTAAAGGTCACTATTAGTGATAATGGTGTTGGTATCTTTAGCTCTCAACAACAAAAACCCAAAACAGATCATCAATCTATGGCATTAACCGTTACAAAAGAACGCTTGGAATCTATATCTGGTAAAAACGCCTTAGAAATAAAGGAAATAGAATTAAAAGATGGCAATATTGGTGGCACGACCATTGTATTTAAAATCCCATTAGAAACAGATTATTAG